One window of Aspergillus oryzae RIB40 DNA, chromosome 3 genomic DNA carries:
- a CDS encoding putative mitochondrial carrier protein (mitochondrial FAD carrier protein), producing MFSEEHGTSATANGSQEQQITHSDGPLTPSFNASSTTGPQSSALITRLELLSTRVPDFYIAPFCGASAGVASGIVTCPLDVIKTKLQAQGGFVRRGGQVVEAKALYRGMLGTGRMIWREDGIRGLYQGLGPMILGYLPTWAVYLAVYDRSREYYHEVTADSWWLARGYASLTAGACSTIVTNPIWVIKTRLMSQSLRSDSEGFRAPWRYSGTWDAARKMYKTEGIRSFYAGLTPALLGLTHVAIQFPLYEYLKMAFTGYGIGEHPDNGTSHWIGISLATFLSKICASTVTYPHEVLRTRLQTQQRTSPVSSPEEIAFRGGVDHPESRGRPPTAASSDGMPNRPRYTGIVRTCQTILKEEGWRAFYSGIGTNLFRAVPAAMTTMLTYEYLRKTISHLQHEGALKQQMAEEAEDSAGI from the exons ATGTTTTCAGAAGAACACGGCACTTCGGCGACTGCCAACGGCTCCCAAGAGCAGCAGATTACACATTCAGACGGCCCTCTCACCCCCAGCTTCAATGCGTCTTCCACTACAGGCCCGCAGAGTTCTGCGCTTATTACTCGCCTCGAACTACTCTCTACCCGCGTTCCAGATTTCTATATTGCCCCGTTTTGCGGTGCCAGTGCAGGTGTAGCGTCGGGTATTGTGACATGCCCTCTCGATGTGATCAAGACCAAGTTGCAAGCCCAAGGTGGGTTTGTCCGAAGAGGTGGGCAGGTGGTCGAAGCGAAGGCTTTATACCGAGGTATGCTGGGTACTGGAAGGATGATATGGCGTGAAGATGGTATTCGAGGACTATACCAAGGTTTAGGCCCCATGATTTTGGGATATTTGCCTACATGGGCTGTTTATTTGGCAGTTTATGATAGGTCTCGAGAGTATTATCATGAAGTCACTG CAGATAGTTGGTGGCTTGCAAGAGGTTATGCTTCTCTAACGGCTGGCGCTTGCTCTACGATTGTGACTAATCCGATTTGGGTCATCAAAACGAGACTCATGTCACAGAGCCTTAGATCAGATAGCGAGGGCTTCCGTGCTCCATGGCGGTACTCCGGCACGTGGGATGCGGCTCGCAAGATGTATAAGACCGAAGGAATTCGGTCATTTTACGCGGGGCTCACACCGGCATTGTTGGGATTGACACACGTTGCCATACAATTTCCGCTTTATGAATACTTGAAAATGGCATTTACTGGGTATGGAATCGGGGAACATCCTGACAACGGTACTTCTCACTGGATTGGGATATCGTTGGCGACATTCCTCAGTAAGATCTGTGCGAGCACTGTGACCTATCCCCATGAGGTACTGCGCACGAGACTTCAAACCCAACAGAGAACGTCACCTGTGTCTTCACCGGAAGAGATCGCTTTCCGCGGAGGAGTAGACCACCCAGAGAGCCGTGGTAGGCCTCCAACAGCGGCCTCATCGGATGGCATGCCTAACCGGCCTCGGTATACAGGGATCGTTCGTACGTGTCAGACTATCTTGAAAGAAGAGGGTTGGCGAGCATTTTACTCGGGAATAGGCACGAACTTATTCCGTGCTGTTCCGGCCGCAATGACCACCATGCTTACATACGAATATCTACGGAAAACCATTAGCCACTTGCAACACGAAGGGGCATTAAAGCAGCAGatggcagaagaagctgaagactCTGCCGGTATATGA
- a CDS encoding putative iron-sulfur cofactor synthesis protein (Isu1) (iron binding protein involved in Fe-S cluster formation) → MLSHKSTAPRIGLAAIKRSTYFFFFTSPTVANIFLNQPRMNLENFNSPKVGSFNKNDADVATGLVGAPACGDVMKLQIRVDKDTNVISDVRFKTFGCGSAIASSSYLTELVRGMTLEEAGKIKNTEIARELLPPVKLHCSMLAEDAIKSAISNYYTKNPNARTTNLGGTGASIPNVKVEIEKSEGAAATA, encoded by the exons ATGCTTAGTCATAAAAGTACTGCCCCCCGAATAGGACTAGCCGCAATTAAACGATCTAcctactttttcttttttacctCTCCCACAGTcgccaacatcttcctcaatcAACCACGTATGAACCTCGAAAACTTTAATAG TCCCAAAGTTGGCAGTTTCAACAAGAACGATGCCGATGTTGCCACTGGTCTTGTTGGCGCCCCCGCTTGCGGTGATGTCATGAAGCTTCAGATTCGTGTTGACAAGGATACGAATGTGATCAGCGATGTCAGGTTCAAGACATTTGGCTGTGGCAGCGCCATCGCTAGTTCGAGTTACCTGACAGAGTTGGTGCGCGGTATGACTCTCGAGGAGGCCGGAAAAATTAAGAATACTGAAATTGCCCGTGAACTTT TGCCGCCCGTGAAGTTGCACTGCTCGATGCTTGCTGAGGACGCCATCAAGTCCGCGATTTCCAACTACTACACCAAGAACCCTAACGCTCGTACAACCAACCTTGGAGGTACCGGTGCCTCTATCCCTAACGTCAAGGTCGAGATTGAGAAGTCCGAGGGTGCCGCTGCTACTGCTTAA
- a CDS encoding ABC1 kinase family protein (predicted unusual protein kinase) codes for MRAALRAPLRASDFAPAPVLRYTSSAPWIRPFQRASGPSSVHRSVSNSAQAFSKARQLRPRVPLVALRPHTSYSTKTSNLFGAAEKANGNGRKSSGSEWSRRKVITYTVVGGTIVIGVVAFSDNAQHLYRAAARTGRVVGTLAVCINDYRVTLNRETSSPEERNEELRACHRRCAERTLRVLERNGSIFIKLGQHLSSMGYLLPLEWTTTFIPLQDKCPISSIESIEEMFIADTGCRIDELFSSFDPEPIGAASLAQVHIGILKETGQKVAVKVQHPALAEWVPLDLALTRFTFSTLKRFFPEYDLEWLSKEMDLSLPQELDFRMEADNARRASEYFKEHSDAPLVIPEVMWAQKRILVMEFLSGRRPDDLEFLDSNNIDRDEVSAALAHIFNEMIFGDNAPLHCDPHGGNIAIRKNTNRRGQNFDIILYDHGLYRDIPRDLRRNYAKLWLAVIEADEAHMREYSRKVAGITDEQFPLFASAITGRDYTKLTKKNIATTRTAAEKESMSGALGEGMLQQLVELLGQVPRIILLILKTNDLTRSLDENLHTRQGPVRTFLILARYATRTVFEEQMDLIHETGGLLRPFNFLRFLAAWTAFLRVELKLSVYETLLSLKSRFGLL; via the exons ATGAGGGCGGCGCTCCGCGCTCCACTGCGGGCATCCGATTTTGCTCCTGCGCCGGTGCTTCGATATACCTCGTCTGCTCCTTGGATTCGCCCTTTCCAGCGCGCATCGGGCCCCTCGTCTGTTCACAGATCGGTTTCAAACTCAGCACAAGCCTTTAGCAAAGCCCGCCAACTGCGCCCACGAGTACCATTGGTAGCGTTAAGACCGCACACTTCTTATTCAACAAAGACCTCCAACTTGTTTGGTGCGGCGGAGAAGGCGAACGGCAATGGCAGAAAATCATCGGGGTCAGAATGGTCACGGAGGAAAGTGATCACGTATACGGTCGTTGGGGGAACTATAGTCATCGGAGTGGTGGCATTCTCAGACAATGCTCAGCATCTCTATCGTGCTGCGGCGAGAACAGGAAGGGTCGTTGGCACATTGGCTGTGTGCATCAATGA CTACCGAGTAACCCTCAACCGAGAAACATCCTCACCCGAAGAGCGAAACGAGGAACTCCGAGCATGTCACAGACGGTGCGCAGAGCGGACCCTGAGGGTTCTCGAGAGGAATGGTTCCATTTTTATTAAGCTGGGGCAACACCTCAGTAGCATGGGCTACTTGCTGCCATTAGAGTGGACGACAACCTTCATTCCGCTCCAGGATAAATGCCCTATCTCCTCGATCGAATCAATCGAGGAAATGTTCATAGCCGACACCGGCTGTCGAATCGATGAGCTCTTCTCAAGTTTCGACCCGGAGCCAATTGGCGCCGCTTCCCTTGCCCAAGTTCACATCGGTATCCTGAAGGAAACGGGTCAGAAGGTGGCAGTCAAGGTGCAGCATCCAGCATTGGCGGAATGGGTCCCCTTGGATCTAGCATTGACCAGATTTACCTTTTCCACCCTGAAGCGCTTCTTCCCTGAGTACGATTTGGAGTGGCTTTCGAAGGAAATGGATCTGTCCTTGCCACAAGAATTAGATTTTAGGATGGAAGCGGACAATGCTCGGAGGGCTAGCGAGTACTTCAAGGAACATTCAGATGCGCCGCTTGTCATTCCAGAGG TTATGTGGGCTCAGAAGCGCATACTCGTCATGGAGTTCTTGTCCGGCCGTCGACCGGACGATCTGGAGTTTCTGGATTCTAACAACATTGATCGTGACGAAGTCTCCGCCGCCCTAGCGCATATTTTCAACGAGATGATTTTTGGCGACAATGCCCCTCTGCACTGCGATCCGCATGGTGGCAATATTGCGATCCGCAAGAACACTAACCGGCGCGGTCAAAACTTCGACATCATTCTTTACGACCATGGATTGTACCGTGATATCCCCCGCGATTTACGTCGCAACTACGCCAAGCTGTGGTTGGCCGTCATCGAAGCTGACGAGGCACATATGCGCGAGTATTCCCGCAAGGTGGCGGGCATCACAGATGAGCAGTTCCCTCTCTTCGCCAGCGCAATCACTGGTAGAGACTACACCAAGTTaacaaagaagaacatcGCCACCACACGCACAGCTGCAGAGAAGGAGAGCATGTCCGGCGCTCTTGGAGAGGGCATGTTGCAGCAGCTGGTCGAACTGCTGGGCCAGGTACCCAGAATCATACTCTTGATTCTTAAGACCAATGACCTCA CCCGCAGTCTCGATGAGAATCTCCACACCAGACAAGGTCCTGTCCGCACGTTCTTGATCCTCGCTCGCTACGCCACTCGCACCGTCTTTGAAGAACAAATGGATCTCATCCACGAAACGGGCGGTCTTCTCCGTCCCTTCAACTTCCTTCGCTTCCTCGCTGCTTGGACCGCGTTCCTCCGCGTCGAGCTCAAGCTATCGGTCTACGAGACATTGCTATCTCTGAAGAGTCGATTCGGACTACTCTAG